One window of the Brevibacterium limosum genome contains the following:
- a CDS encoding four-carbon acid sugar kinase family protein, translating into MSASRMSDSEMTAAASSTQASPRILIVADDLTGGNACGALFAEAGLRTITVTDTSPAGTIDLSGLLDEFDAVVVNTDSRHLPPRQASELYTELIDSAGAVDLVACRIDTTLRGNVGPAAAAALSARRRGLAASGGPQHRVLGLCMPAFPAAGRTTVQGRQLLGGRLLEHTELAHDVRSPMRTSVIDEILAVGTDLDCRLIDIATVLAGRAAVRTAVLDALGEGAEVIIADALTTDHIDLVGSVIAEISHDIAEAADPDIRNRAGLAVGEQLDWVTIDPGPGSLSLALSQLPTPADGILLGISGSATEVTRSQLAAAAEDPTITVLRPPLDDAGLPDIQATLGLIERAASARAIIIATVLETSDLRELTDAESEQTTRRLALIASAVMSAMPICGLYTTGGDVTATVMRELGALGMEIDKEIVPLAVGGRLVGGRADGLPIVTKGGLIGEAGTAVECLEFLSTTARVRRN; encoded by the coding sequence ATGAGCGCCTCCCGCATGTCCGACTCCGAAATGACCGCAGCCGCCTCCTCGACGCAGGCGAGCCCGCGCATCCTCATCGTCGCCGACGACCTCACCGGCGGCAATGCCTGCGGGGCCCTGTTCGCCGAGGCGGGCCTGCGGACGATCACCGTCACCGATACCAGCCCGGCGGGCACCATCGACCTCAGCGGCCTGCTCGATGAGTTCGACGCGGTGGTCGTCAACACCGATTCCCGGCACCTGCCACCGCGGCAGGCCAGCGAGCTCTATACCGAACTCATCGATTCCGCCGGTGCCGTCGACCTCGTGGCATGCCGCATCGACACCACACTGCGCGGCAATGTCGGGCCTGCTGCAGCCGCCGCCCTCTCGGCGCGCAGGCGCGGACTCGCCGCATCCGGCGGTCCGCAGCACCGCGTGCTGGGACTGTGCATGCCGGCCTTCCCCGCCGCCGGCCGGACCACCGTGCAGGGACGGCAGCTGCTGGGCGGCCGACTGCTCGAACACACCGAGCTCGCCCACGATGTCCGCTCCCCCATGCGCACCTCCGTCATCGATGAGATCCTGGCCGTCGGCACGGATCTCGACTGCCGTCTCATCGACATCGCCACGGTGCTGGCCGGCCGTGCAGCCGTCCGCACCGCCGTGCTCGACGCCCTCGGCGAAGGGGCGGAAGTGATCATCGCCGATGCTCTGACCACCGACCACATCGACCTCGTCGGTTCCGTCATCGCCGAGATCAGCCACGACATCGCCGAGGCGGCCGATCCTGACATTCGCAATCGGGCAGGTCTGGCCGTCGGTGAGCAGCTGGACTGGGTGACCATCGATCCCGGCCCCGGCAGCCTCTCCCTGGCCCTGTCCCAGCTGCCGACCCCGGCCGACGGCATCCTGCTCGGCATTTCGGGCTCGGCCACCGAGGTCACGCGCTCCCAACTGGCGGCAGCAGCCGAGGATCCCACGATCACGGTCCTCCGCCCACCGTTGGACGACGCGGGCCTGCCCGACATCCAGGCCACACTCGGCCTCATCGAACGGGCCGCCTCGGCGCGGGCGATCATCATCGCCACCGTCCTCGAAACCAGCGATCTGCGCGAACTCACCGATGCAGAATCCGAACAGACGACAAGGCGCCTGGCACTCATCGCCTCAGCGGTCATGTCCGCGATGCCGATCTGCGGCCTCTACACCACCGGCGGCGACGTCACCGCCACGGTGATGCGCGAACTCGGCGCACTGGGTATGGAGATCGACAAGGAGATCGTGCCCCTGGCGGTGGGCGGTCGCCTCGTCGGTGGGCGCGCCGACGGATTGCCGATCGTCACGAAGGGCGGACTCATCGGTGAAGCCGGCACCGCCGTCGAGTGCCTCGAATTCCTCTCGACCACTGCCCGCGTCAGGCGGAACTGA
- the pdxA gene encoding 4-hydroxythreonine-4-phosphate dehydrogenase PdxA — protein MTAPALAVTVGDPVGIGPEITATVLAEFAGRDDQHGIAVADLAVMKRAVDVLGLDVELRAISDWSTPSAGEGVIDVFDIGVLGTDLPGWGVVDARAGRASVAAIEIAAQAAMDEKIAGIVTGPINKEAVWKSGSQHLGHTEMLGELTGVTKQDTMFVVENTKVPDHKLQIFFATRHMSLRKALDALTVDTQIDSIERAHRALQLYGVSSPRLAVAALNPHGGENGAFGDEEIEILRPAVEQVNADGAFDVAGPIPADSVFHQGLTGRYDGILSQYHDQGHIASKTFDFDGTISVTVGLPILRTSVDHGTAFDIAGRGIADAGTMRSAYRAAIGYAPFVDGIRAEYLPQ, from the coding sequence ATGACAGCACCAGCACTCGCCGTAACCGTGGGCGACCCCGTCGGTATCGGACCGGAGATCACCGCCACGGTGCTCGCGGAATTCGCCGGCAGGGACGATCAGCACGGAATCGCCGTGGCGGATCTGGCCGTGATGAAACGCGCCGTCGACGTCCTCGGACTCGACGTCGAGCTGCGCGCCATCTCCGACTGGTCGACCCCCTCGGCCGGCGAAGGCGTCATCGACGTCTTCGATATCGGCGTCCTCGGCACCGACCTGCCCGGATGGGGCGTCGTCGACGCTCGTGCCGGCCGGGCCTCGGTGGCCGCGATCGAGATCGCCGCGCAGGCGGCCATGGACGAGAAGATCGCCGGCATCGTCACCGGCCCCATCAACAAGGAAGCCGTGTGGAAGTCCGGTTCACAGCACCTCGGGCACACCGAGATGCTCGGTGAGCTGACCGGCGTGACGAAGCAGGACACGATGTTCGTCGTGGAGAACACGAAGGTCCCCGACCACAAACTCCAGATCTTCTTCGCCACCCGCCACATGTCCCTGCGCAAGGCTCTCGACGCCCTCACCGTGGACACGCAGATCGACTCCATCGAACGCGCCCACCGCGCCCTTCAGCTCTATGGTGTCTCCTCGCCGAGGTTGGCCGTCGCCGCGCTCAATCCGCACGGCGGTGAGAACGGAGCCTTCGGTGACGAGGAGATCGAGATCCTCCGCCCGGCCGTCGAGCAGGTCAATGCCGACGGTGCGTTCGACGTCGCCGGACCGATCCCGGCCGACTCCGTCTTCCACCAGGGACTGACCGGCCGGTACGACGGAATCCTCTCGCAGTACCACGATCAGGGACACATCGCGTCGAAGACCTTCGACTTCGACGGCACCATCTCCGTCACCGTCGGCCTGCCGATCCTGCGCACCTCCGTCGACCACGGCACTGCCTTCGACATCGCCGGTCGGGGAATCGCCGATGCGGGCACCATGCGCTCGGCCTACCGCGCCGCCATCGGATACGCTCCGTTCGTCGACGGCATCCGCGCCGAGTACCTGCCACAGTAG
- a CDS encoding DeoR/GlpR family DNA-binding transcription regulator, with protein MAIRSGTQRRREAILGLLKTGSWSIPRLSGELDTSESTIRRDLREMAADGEIIRTIGGAAPVGYVEPPLGERMEQQAESKDAIAARALERLDEARVRTVFLDAGSTTVRLAERIRDRSELTVFTRGLEIALALAHPVGPKVIMVGGEVSTLSHGTTGALSDHALSRIHVDIAFLGADAVDPAQGLGEPSLDEARTKELIAERADHVVVLADSSKAGREVAAWALLPAGWTWIDEGGEHAQS; from the coding sequence ATGGCGATCCGATCGGGCACTCAGCGACGCCGCGAAGCCATTCTCGGCCTGCTCAAGACCGGTTCGTGGAGCATTCCTCGCCTGTCCGGGGAACTCGACACGTCGGAATCGACGATCCGCCGCGATCTGCGTGAGATGGCTGCTGACGGTGAGATCATCCGCACCATCGGCGGAGCCGCCCCGGTCGGCTATGTCGAACCGCCGCTGGGTGAGCGGATGGAGCAGCAGGCCGAATCGAAGGACGCCATCGCCGCCCGGGCTCTTGAACGGCTCGACGAAGCCCGAGTGCGCACTGTGTTCCTCGACGCCGGATCGACGACCGTGCGACTGGCCGAGCGGATCAGGGACCGCAGTGAGCTCACTGTCTTCACCCGCGGTCTCGAGATCGCGCTGGCCCTGGCTCATCCCGTCGGCCCCAAGGTGATCATGGTCGGCGGTGAGGTCTCGACCCTCTCGCACGGCACCACCGGGGCACTGTCCGATCATGCGCTGTCCCGCATCCATGTCGACATCGCGTTCCTCGGCGCCGATGCCGTCGACCCGGCGCAGGGACTCGGCGAACCGAGTCTCGACGAAGCACGCACGAAAGAGCTCATCGCCGAGCGGGCAGACCACGTCGTCGTACTGGCCGACAGTTCGAAAGCCGGGCGTGAGGTCGCCGCCTGGGCACTGCTTCCAGCCGGCTGGACGTGGATCGACGAAGGTGGGGAACACGCTCAGAGCTGA
- a CDS encoding MFS transporter → MSIPSTSGSASPTSPTEPDLKTVRKAVAASALGNATEWFDYGLYAVSVTYLAQHFFPGEHAQLMALLTFAVSFVFRPLGGIVWGPMGDRLGRKRVLALTILLMAGSTFCIALLPSYATIGVAAPIVLVLLRVIQGFSSGGEYGGAATFMAEYAPDNRRGFFGSFLEFGTLAGMAAGSLFVLLLQLGLGEQTMTDWAWRIPFVFAGVLGVVGLYLRSQLDESPVYEELDSTDQDKSVKEVFATLFANYKKQLLVLGGMVVAVNVVNYTLLSYMPTYLQNPVGMSPNASLTVMFLAQAFMMILIPFGGMLSDKVGRKPVWYFSLISLFVAAIPMFMLMANGFVWALIGLAVLGILYIPQISTISATFPAMFPGPVRFAGFAIAYNVSTALFGGTAPSISDGLIGATGNTIIPAYLVMAACAIGFVATIFMKETNGASLRGCGLPEAGADVVLDESELVGDTK, encoded by the coding sequence ATGAGCATCCCCAGCACCTCAGGATCCGCATCACCGACGTCCCCGACCGAGCCCGATCTCAAGACGGTCCGCAAGGCCGTCGCCGCCTCGGCGCTGGGCAATGCGACCGAGTGGTTCGACTACGGCCTCTACGCCGTCTCGGTCACCTACCTCGCCCAGCATTTCTTCCCCGGCGAGCATGCACAGCTGATGGCGCTGCTGACCTTCGCCGTGTCCTTCGTCTTCCGCCCCCTCGGCGGAATCGTCTGGGGCCCGATGGGCGACCGCCTCGGCCGCAAGCGCGTATTGGCGCTGACGATTCTCCTCATGGCCGGTTCGACCTTCTGCATCGCCCTGCTGCCGTCCTACGCCACGATCGGCGTCGCCGCCCCCATCGTCCTCGTCCTGCTCCGAGTCATTCAGGGCTTCTCCTCCGGCGGTGAATACGGCGGTGCCGCCACATTCATGGCCGAATACGCCCCCGACAACCGGCGCGGATTCTTCGGCAGCTTCCTCGAATTCGGTACTCTGGCCGGAATGGCCGCCGGCTCGCTGTTCGTTCTGCTCCTGCAGCTCGGCCTCGGAGAGCAGACGATGACGGACTGGGCATGGAGGATTCCGTTCGTCTTCGCCGGTGTCCTCGGCGTCGTCGGTCTCTACCTGCGCTCTCAGCTCGACGAGTCCCCCGTCTACGAGGAACTCGACAGCACCGATCAGGACAAGTCGGTCAAGGAAGTCTTCGCGACTCTGTTCGCGAACTACAAGAAGCAGCTGCTCGTCCTCGGCGGCATGGTCGTCGCGGTCAACGTCGTCAACTACACGCTGCTGTCCTACATGCCCACCTATCTGCAGAACCCGGTCGGCATGAGCCCGAACGCCTCACTGACCGTGATGTTCCTCGCGCAGGCGTTCATGATGATCCTCATCCCGTTCGGCGGCATGCTCTCGGACAAGGTCGGACGCAAGCCGGTCTGGTACTTCTCACTCATCAGCCTCTTCGTCGCGGCGATACCGATGTTCATGCTCATGGCCAACGGCTTCGTCTGGGCGCTCATCGGACTGGCTGTCCTCGGCATCCTCTACATTCCGCAGATCTCGACGATCTCAGCGACTTTCCCGGCGATGTTCCCCGGACCAGTGCGCTTTGCCGGTTTCGCGATCGCGTACAACGTCTCGACCGCTCTGTTCGGCGGTACCGCTCCATCGATCAGCGATGGCCTCATCGGAGCGACGGGCAACACCATCATTCCCGCCTATCTCGTCATGGCGGCATGTGCGATCGGCTTCGTCGCCACGATCTTCATGAAGGAGACGAATGGCGCCTCGCTGCGTGGCTGCGGTCTTCCCGAGGCCGGGGCGGACGTCGTCCTCGACGAATCCGAGCTCGTCGGCGACACGAAATGA
- a CDS encoding TetR/AcrR family transcriptional regulator, with amino-acid sequence MDVRNQADRTAHSRELILDATIECLLSEGYAATTTVRVQAMAGVTRGRLLHHFPSKQDLLTAAVARLGEQRLNRRLEGEDDEFDRMLGAERPAEADVGARSDWAILTLWTGLMHSSFFSALELWTASRTDNDLAASVRSHEKVVLDRVRENARELFGTELTCRPGFDEFFTMVFASMRGMAVTYTFSRRDPRREPMLTTWQRTARTLLSGAAPD; translated from the coding sequence TTGGACGTTCGCAATCAAGCCGATCGCACTGCGCATTCTCGCGAGCTCATCCTCGACGCCACGATCGAGTGCTTGCTCAGCGAGGGCTACGCGGCGACGACGACGGTGCGGGTGCAGGCGATGGCGGGCGTGACCCGTGGACGTCTGCTCCATCATTTCCCCTCCAAACAGGACCTTCTCACGGCGGCGGTGGCCCGCCTCGGCGAGCAGAGGCTCAACCGTCGGCTGGAAGGCGAGGACGACGAATTCGATCGCATGCTCGGCGCAGAGCGACCGGCCGAGGCTGATGTCGGTGCGCGCAGCGATTGGGCGATCCTCACGCTGTGGACCGGACTCATGCACAGCAGCTTCTTCTCGGCGCTCGAACTGTGGACGGCTTCGCGCACCGATAACGATCTCGCCGCCAGCGTGCGCAGCCACGAGAAGGTCGTCCTCGATCGGGTGCGAGAGAACGCTCGTGAGCTGTTCGGCACGGAACTCACCTGTCGCCCCGGCTTCGACGAGTTCTTCACCATGGTCTTCGCCAGCATGCGCGGAATGGCTGTGACCTACACGTTCTCCCGACGTGACCCGCGTCGGGAGCCGATGCTCACCACCTGGCAGCGGACCGCGCGAACCCTGCTGTCGGGTGCGGCACCCGACTGA
- a CDS encoding acyl-CoA dehydrogenase family protein codes for MKRNLYNDDHEAFRGSVGAFLDREVVPHLEQWEDDHLVDREMWRKAAQSGIIGLAIPEEFGGGGVSDFRFEMVRSEEIARRGVGAATSGWGVSDGIVPGYLMELGTQAQKEKYLTGLTSGDMIGAIAMTEPDAGSDLQGITTKAVRDGDDWVINGTKTFITNGIHCDFVIVVARTNPDAKAAQGTSLFIVDADTPGFEKGRKLRKLGMDAQDTAELSFSDVRVPADALLGELDHGFIHLMVNLPTERLLIGSGTLASARAALEWTAEYVFDRPAFGKTIGDFQNTRFELAELETRVDALEAFIDRCALALNDGELTAIDAAKAKYLGSDLEIEVVNRCLQLFGGYGYMLEFPIARVFKDNRIQAIFGGANEVMKELIGRDIAKRHRKK; via the coding sequence GTGAAGAGGAACCTTTACAACGACGACCACGAGGCATTCCGAGGCTCTGTCGGAGCTTTCCTCGACCGCGAAGTCGTTCCCCACCTCGAGCAGTGGGAGGACGACCACTTAGTCGATCGGGAGATGTGGCGAAAGGCGGCGCAGTCGGGAATCATCGGCCTGGCCATTCCCGAGGAATTCGGCGGCGGAGGAGTCTCGGACTTCCGTTTCGAGATGGTCCGCTCCGAGGAGATCGCCCGCCGCGGCGTCGGCGCGGCCACAAGCGGCTGGGGCGTCTCGGACGGAATCGTCCCCGGCTATCTCATGGAGCTGGGCACACAGGCCCAGAAGGAGAAGTACCTGACGGGGCTGACCTCCGGCGACATGATCGGGGCGATCGCCATGACAGAGCCTGATGCCGGTTCGGACCTGCAGGGCATCACGACGAAAGCCGTCCGCGACGGCGACGATTGGGTCATCAACGGGACGAAGACCTTCATCACCAACGGCATCCACTGTGATTTCGTCATCGTCGTCGCCCGCACGAACCCAGACGCCAAGGCAGCTCAGGGCACCTCGCTGTTCATCGTCGACGCCGACACACCCGGCTTCGAGAAGGGCCGCAAACTCAGAAAGCTCGGCATGGACGCCCAAGACACCGCCGAACTCTCGTTCTCTGACGTCCGGGTCCCCGCCGATGCCCTCCTCGGCGAACTCGACCACGGCTTCATCCACCTCATGGTCAATCTCCCCACCGAGCGCCTCCTCATCGGATCGGGGACTCTGGCATCAGCGCGGGCGGCGCTGGAGTGGACGGCGGAATACGTCTTCGACCGCCCCGCCTTCGGGAAGACCATCGGCGATTTCCAGAACACCCGCTTCGAACTCGCCGAGCTCGAAACCCGCGTCGATGCGCTCGAGGCGTTCATCGACCGGTGCGCACTGGCGCTCAACGACGGCGAACTCACCGCCATCGATGCCGCCAAGGCGAAATATCTGGGGTCGGATCTCGAGATCGAGGTCGTCAATCGCTGCCTGCAGCTCTTCGGGGGCTACGGCTACATGCTCGAGTTCCCCATCGCCCGCGTCTTCAAGGACAACCGCATCCAAGCGATCTTCGGCGGAGCGAACGAAGTGATGAAGGAGCTCATCGGACGCGATATCGCCAAGCGCCACCGCAAGAAGTAG
- a CDS encoding NADPH:quinone oxidoreductase family protein translates to MKAIRVTALTGPDDVEHLDVERPVPGPGQVLIKVAYAGVTFPEVLQTRGMYQVKHDLPFTLGSEASGIVAEAGPDSRYSVGDRVAAITGKGTFAEYLIAGDEATVKVPDSVPLAAAAGMPMNVLTADFALRVRAHAQPGQSLLVHGAAGGLGSAAVQLGLAMGLEVVAVVSTEAKAEAVRELGATHVIFADGFKDATKEIRPGGVDFVFDPVGGDRFTNSTRVLAPFGRLLVLGFTAGEIPSIKVNRLLLKNISVDGVAWGAAAWGHPRYIHEQWEAVLDHVAAGSLNPRIHANYPLAEASSAINELDARSVMGKVLLEVAGE, encoded by the coding sequence ATGAAAGCCATTCGCGTCACCGCTCTGACCGGCCCCGATGATGTGGAGCACCTTGATGTGGAGCGCCCGGTTCCGGGACCGGGGCAGGTGCTCATCAAGGTCGCCTATGCCGGAGTGACGTTCCCCGAAGTGCTGCAGACCCGCGGGATGTACCAGGTCAAGCACGACCTGCCCTTCACCCTGGGGTCCGAGGCCTCCGGAATCGTCGCCGAGGCCGGGCCGGATTCCCGCTATTCCGTCGGTGATCGTGTCGCTGCGATCACCGGGAAGGGAACCTTCGCCGAATACCTCATCGCCGGTGACGAGGCCACCGTGAAGGTCCCGGACTCGGTCCCTCTGGCTGCCGCCGCGGGTATGCCGATGAACGTGCTCACCGCTGACTTCGCACTGCGTGTGCGCGCGCATGCGCAGCCGGGCCAGAGCCTCCTCGTCCACGGTGCCGCTGGTGGACTCGGCTCGGCCGCCGTGCAGCTGGGCTTGGCAATGGGCCTCGAGGTCGTCGCCGTCGTCTCGACCGAGGCGAAGGCCGAAGCAGTGCGGGAACTCGGCGCGACGCACGTCATCTTCGCCGACGGTTTCAAAGACGCGACGAAAGAGATCCGTCCGGGCGGCGTCGACTTCGTCTTCGACCCCGTCGGGGGTGATCGCTTCACCAATTCGACGCGAGTGCTCGCTCCGTTCGGGCGTCTCCTCGTTCTCGGTTTCACCGCCGGTGAGATCCCTTCGATCAAGGTCAACCGGCTGCTGCTGAAGAACATCTCCGTCGACGGCGTCGCCTGGGGTGCGGCGGCATGGGGCCACCCGCGCTATATCCACGAGCAGTGGGAGGCTGTCCTCGACCACGTCGCCGCAGGCAGCCTCAATCCGCGCATCCACGCGAACTATCCTTTGGCCGAGGCCTCCTCGGCGATCAATGAACTCGATGCGCGCTCCGTGATGGGCAAGGTCCTCCTCGAGGTCGCCGGAGAGTAG
- a CDS encoding phosphotransferase family protein yields MTQSPAGFDADSIGRWIERKFGISDFDVDVMSVGRSNLTFTIVVDGSPRWVLRRPPLGHEGGSAHNVAREGRIMAALNDSSVPVPTVLDIVDDPEILDVPFVFMDHCPGFPVNTPAEWESIPAENRRDCAFGMVDALAAIHSVDVDAVGLSDLRRPGGLIDRQLRRWIGQVEKIAMRETPIIHEVHDVLREAMPDPTGSAVGIAHGDFKPNNMIFTPSGAVNAVVDWELTAIGEVLTDLGYFVAMLTVPEEYTSIWVPRTDDGFPTADELIDRYQEASGNEVHDVGYYSAFAMWKLACIREGVYTRLATGKMGDLDIDPEEAGAGVEDLARQALDLLERS; encoded by the coding sequence ATGACGCAATCACCGGCAGGATTCGATGCGGACAGCATCGGCAGATGGATCGAGCGGAAATTCGGGATCAGCGATTTCGACGTCGACGTGATGTCGGTCGGTCGATCGAATCTCACGTTCACCATCGTCGTCGACGGCAGTCCGCGGTGGGTCCTGCGACGCCCGCCGTTGGGCCACGAGGGCGGCAGTGCGCACAACGTCGCCCGCGAGGGACGGATCATGGCAGCACTCAACGACAGCAGTGTTCCGGTGCCGACCGTCCTCGACATCGTCGATGACCCCGAGATCCTCGACGTCCCCTTCGTGTTCATGGACCACTGTCCCGGATTCCCCGTCAACACCCCCGCAGAGTGGGAATCCATCCCTGCCGAGAACCGCCGTGACTGCGCCTTCGGCATGGTCGATGCGCTGGCGGCTATCCATTCCGTCGATGTCGATGCCGTCGGGTTGTCCGATCTGCGCAGGCCCGGCGGACTCATCGACCGACAGCTGCGCCGCTGGATCGGTCAGGTCGAGAAGATCGCGATGCGCGAGACCCCGATCATCCATGAGGTCCACGACGTGCTCCGCGAGGCCATGCCCGACCCGACGGGCTCAGCTGTGGGAATCGCGCACGGGGATTTCAAACCGAACAATATGATCTTCACCCCTTCCGGGGCGGTCAACGCCGTCGTCGACTGGGAGCTGACAGCCATCGGCGAGGTGCTCACCGACCTCGGCTATTTCGTCGCCATGCTCACGGTGCCCGAAGAATACACCAGCATCTGGGTGCCCCGGACCGATGACGGCTTCCCCACCGCAGACGAACTCATCGACCGCTACCAGGAAGCCAGCGGGAACGAAGTCCACGATGTCGGCTATTATTCGGCGTTTGCGATGTGGAAGCTCGCCTGCATCCGCGAAGGCGTCTACACGCGCCTGGCGACCGGGAAGATGGGCGACCTCGATATCGACCCCGAAGAGGCCGGAGCCGGTGTCGAGGATCTCGCCCGTCAGGCGCTCGACCTGCTGGAGAGATCATGA
- a CDS encoding SDR family oxidoreductase, producing the protein MTSRLNGKRAVVTGSAGGIGAALAAELIDRGATVVLADISPAVSDTAAALGASASAWTGDVASVNGIGALIDFADDRLGGIDLYFANAGIIGPAMLGETDAAWDAIIDVNMRAHIRAAQALVPRWQEAGSGYFVATASAAGLLTQIGSAAYSVTKHASVGFAEWLAMTYRDDGIRASVICPMGVNTNLLEDAGTDGGAAQRAVTSAGTVLEPTEVAAIVLDAVEDEQFLILPHPEVLEMYRMKGSDYDRWLRGMSRYQARLSEQ; encoded by the coding sequence ATGACCTCGAGACTGAACGGCAAGCGTGCGGTGGTCACCGGTTCCGCCGGAGGAATCGGTGCCGCATTGGCCGCCGAACTCATCGACCGCGGCGCAACAGTCGTACTGGCCGATATCTCCCCGGCGGTCAGCGACACCGCCGCCGCGCTCGGTGCCTCCGCTTCCGCTTGGACCGGGGACGTGGCCTCGGTGAACGGAATCGGCGCACTCATCGACTTCGCCGACGACCGCCTCGGCGGGATCGATCTGTACTTCGCCAATGCCGGGATCATCGGCCCGGCGATGCTGGGGGAAACCGACGCGGCCTGGGACGCGATCATCGACGTCAATATGCGTGCTCATATCCGCGCCGCTCAGGCGCTCGTCCCCCGCTGGCAGGAAGCCGGTTCCGGATACTTCGTCGCCACCGCCTCGGCGGCAGGGCTGCTCACGCAGATCGGATCGGCAGCATACTCGGTGACCAAGCACGCTTCGGTCGGGTTTGCCGAATGGTTGGCCATGACCTACCGCGACGATGGAATCCGCGCCTCGGTGATCTGTCCGATGGGCGTCAACACGAACCTGCTCGAGGACGCCGGCACCGACGGAGGTGCCGCGCAGAGGGCCGTGACGTCGGCCGGGACCGTCCTGGAACCCACCGAGGTGGCCGCCATCGTCCTCGACGCCGTCGAGGACGAACAGTTCCTCATCCTGCCGCACCCCGAAGTCCTCGAGATGTATCGGATGAAAGGCAGTGACTACGACCGCTGGCTGCGTGGAATGTCCCGCTACCAAGCCCGACTCAGCGAACAGTGA
- a CDS encoding acyl-CoA dehydrogenase family protein produces MLENSERGREYQERLNAFMDEFVYPAEPVYAEQMAAAASPHTQPQILEDLKAEAKTRGLWNLFHPHPEWGPGLTNLEYAPLAEITGRSLEIAPEAINCNAPDTGNMEVFTVFGTDEHKEKYLKPLLEGEIASAFAMTEPAVASSDATNVQMSMERSDDGFVLNGRKWFASNAMHPNCRVLIVMGKTDPTAEVHRQQSMLVVPIDAPGVTVVRNLPVYGYADREGHAEIVFENVLVPFKDILKGEGEGFAISQARLGPGRIHHCMRAIGAAERALELMVRRAESRVTFGEKLSNRANIQDWIAESRIEIDQARLLTLHAADMMDRYGNKVAKNEIAEIKVVAPTMALKVIDRAVQVHGGGGVTEDFPLARMWAHMRTLRLADGPDEVHKRSIARNEIKKYRG; encoded by the coding sequence GTGTTGGAAAACAGCGAACGCGGACGCGAATATCAGGAGCGCCTCAACGCTTTCATGGACGAATTCGTCTACCCCGCCGAGCCGGTCTACGCCGAGCAGATGGCCGCGGCGGCCAGCCCCCACACGCAGCCGCAGATCCTCGAAGACCTCAAGGCCGAAGCGAAGACGCGAGGTCTGTGGAACCTCTTCCACCCGCACCCGGAATGGGGACCGGGCCTGACGAACCTCGAATACGCTCCGCTGGCCGAAATCACCGGACGCAGCCTGGAGATCGCGCCCGAAGCGATCAACTGCAATGCTCCGGATACCGGCAATATGGAGGTCTTCACGGTCTTCGGCACCGATGAGCACAAGGAGAAGTACCTCAAACCCCTCCTCGAGGGTGAGATCGCCTCGGCCTTCGCGATGACCGAACCGGCTGTGGCCAGCTCCGATGCGACGAACGTTCAGATGAGCATGGAGCGCTCCGACGACGGCTTCGTCCTCAACGGCCGCAAGTGGTTCGCCTCGAACGCGATGCATCCGAACTGCCGGGTGCTCATCGTCATGGGCAAGACCGATCCCACCGCCGAGGTGCACCGGCAGCAGTCGATGCTCGTCGTGCCCATCGACGCCCCAGGTGTCACCGTCGTGCGCAATCTGCCCGTGTACGGCTACGCCGATCGGGAGGGACATGCTGAGATCGTCTTCGAGAACGTGCTGGTGCCGTTCAAGGACATCCTCAAGGGTGAGGGTGAAGGCTTCGCCATCAGCCAGGCACGCCTGGGCCCGGGCCGCATCCACCACTGCATGCGCGCCATCGGAGCCGCCGAGCGGGCACTCGAACTCATGGTCAGGCGCGCCGAATCACGTGTGACCTTCGGTGAGAAGCTGTCGAACCGGGCGAACATCCAGGACTGGATCGCCGAATCCCGGATCGAGATCGATCAGGCCCGGCTGCTGACTCTGCATGCCGCGGACATGATGGACAGGTACGGCAACAAGGTTGCGAAGAACGAGATCGCCGAGATCAAAGTGGTCGCACCGACGATGGCGCTGAAGGTCATCGATCGGGCCGTTCAGGTCCACGGCGGCGGCGGTGTCACCGAGGACTTCCCGCTGGCCCGGATGTGGGCACATATGCGCACTCTGCGTCTGGCCGATGGTCCGGATGAGGTGCACAAGCGCTCCATCGCCCGCAACGAGATCAAGAAATACCGTGGTTGA